A region of Lycium barbarum isolate Lr01 chromosome 3, ASM1917538v2, whole genome shotgun sequence DNA encodes the following proteins:
- the LOC132634300 gene encoding probable N-acetyltransferase HLS1 has translation MSLKLSAENLAAYDNYHMPQDNKKTVVIVRQYDEERDKLAVEELEGQCDFGQRGQPSLFTDLMGDPISRIRNLPLHVMLVAECGEDREIVGIVRGCIKTVTRGNKGSTPCPVYIKIAYILGLRVSSHHRRLGIGTKLVEKLEEWSRNNGAKYAYMATDSNNEASIKLFTSKCNYVKFRTPLVLVQPVHAHYKSIASDIAIVRVSPQLSESFYRRIFANSEFFPKDINHILDSKLSFGTFMAVPKKTLLNWDPKSGSFPSTFAILSVWNTKDVYKLQVRGISPLKYACCLGTRVLDSWMPWLRVPSIPNIFKTFGFYLLYGIHMEGKDGPRLMKSLCNFAYNMGRNDRDCRLLVSEVGLDDPVGETIPRWNKFSWGDLWCMKKLEIGESPDDWVESRVSSSSVIFVDPRDF, from the exons ATGTCGCTTAAACTTTCAGCTGAGAATTTGGCAGCTTATGATAATTATCATATGCCTCAAGATAATAAGAAAACAGTAGTGATAGTGAGACAATACGATGAAGAAAGAGACAAGTTGGCTGTGGAAGAGTTGGAGGGACAGTGTGATTTCGGACAACGAGGGCAGCCATCGTTGTTCACTGACCTCATGGGTGACCCCATTAGTCGTATTCGCAATCTCCCCTTACATGTCATGCTG GTAGCTGAGTGTGGAGAAGATAGAGAAATTGTTGGGATAGTTAGAGGCTGTATAAAGACTGTGACTAGAGGAAACAAAGGCTCCACTCCATGTCCAGTTTATATAAAAATTGCTTATATTCTTGGCCTGCGGGTTTCATCTCATCACAG GAGGCTTGGCATTGGAACAAAACTAGTTGAGAAATTAGAAGAATGGAGCAGAAACAATGGAGCAAAATACGCTTATATGGCCACGGACAGCAACAACGAAGCTTCTATCAAATTATTCACATCCAAATGCAATTATGTAAAATTTCGCACTCCATTGGTACTAGTACAGCCAGTTCACGCTCATTACAAGTCAATAGCATCCGACATTGCCATCGTTCGAGTTTCACCACAACTCTCCGAGTCATTCTATCGACGTATTTTCGCAAACTCGGAGTTTTTCCCAAAAGACATAAACCACATCCTAGACAGCAAGCTTAGTTTTGGTACTTTCATGGCCGTACCAAAGAAAACCCTCCTAAATTGGGACCCTAAAAGTGGATCTTTTCCATCAACTTTTGCTATACTAAGTGTGTGGAATACTAAAGATGTTTACAAGCTACAAGTGAGAGGCATATCACCGCTAAAATACGCTTGTTGCTTAGGGACTAGGGTTTTGGACTCGTGGATGCCATGGCTAAGGGTGCCTTCTATCCCTAATATTTTTAAGACGTTTGGGTTTTATTTGTTGTATGGAATTCACATGGAAGGCAAAGACGGTCCCAGGCTCATGAAATCGCTTTGCAATTTTGCGTACAACATGGGGAGAAATGATAGAGACTGTCGCTTGTTGGTGTCTGAAGTTGGGCTTGACGATCCTGTTGGAGAGACAATCCCGCGATGGAACAAGTTTTC
- the LOC132633016 gene encoding photosynthetic NDH subunit of subcomplex B 1, chloroplastic, whose translation MATTTTTLLPKSISPFLTNRPYFPITLVTNVPFLINNPLDNTVCTRKSGILRPNCKKNNPWLDPFDYGDDPEMEYGSLFADGKQEEDPRPPDNPDNPYGFLKFPMGYSVEIASLGLKIRGDVRRCCCVIDGGVYENLLFFPTIQMIKDRYPGVQVDILATPRGKQTFELNKNVRWANAYDLDDDFPEPAEYTDMVGILKSRYYDMILSTKLAGIGHAVFLFMSTARDRVSYIYPNVNSAGAGLFLSETFTPDSMNLSEGGYHMYRQMVDWLGRPARKVPRQPLPPLKVSISRKLRGAVEAKYKNAGAQKGKYIVIHGIKSDSKASMQSKGDPDSLLPVEIWARIAEDIRGVKPVFVIPHEKEREVVEDAVGLDASIMFITTPGQLAALIDDSAGVIATNTAAIQLANARGKPSIGLFCSKDKARSFVPNAEEKKCATISSKTGKLVDIDVEAIKSAVQIFSMPLAIF comes from the exons ATggctactactactactactctACTGCCTAAGTCCATTTCTCCTTTCTTAACTAATCGACCTTATTTTCCTATAACCCTCGTCACAAATGTACCTTTCTTGATTAACAATCCATTGGACAACACTGTTTGTACCAGAAAATCAGGGATTCTTCGCCCTAATTGCAAGAAAAATAATCCATGGCTTGACCCTTTTGACTATGGTGATGATCCTGAAATGGAATATGGTTCACTTTTTGCTGATGGTAAACAAGAAGAAGATCCAAGGCCACCTGATAATCCTGACAACCcatatggtttccttaaattTCCAATGGGATACTCTGTTGAAATTGCTTCATTGGGTTTGAAAATTAGAGGTGATGTTAGGAGATGTTGTTGTGTGATTGATGGAGGGGTTTATGAGAATTTGCTGTTTTTCCCAACAATTCAGATGATTAAGGATAGGTACCCTGGTGTTCAAGTTGATATTCTTGCTACACCAAGGGGAAAACAGACATTTGAGCTGAACAAAAATGTGAGGTGGGCTAATGCTTATGATTTGGATGATGATTTCCCTGAACCAGCTGAGTACACTGATATGGTTGGAATTCTTAAG AGTAGGTACTATGATATGATCTTGTCAACCAAATTGGCAGGGATTGGACATGCAGTATTTTTGTTTATGTCAACTGCCCGCGACAGAGTTAGCTACATTTACCCAAATGTGAATTCTGCAGGAGCAGGATTGTTTCTGTCAGAAACTTTTACACCAGACAGCATGAATCTTTCCGAGGGAGGATATCATAT GTACCGTCAGATGGTTGATTGGTTGGGCAGACCAGCTCGTAAAGTACCACGGCAACCTTTACCCCCACTGAAAGTTTCAATCTCAAGAAAGCTTAGGGGTGCTGTAGAGGCAAAATATAAGAATGCTGGTGCACAGAAAGGCAAATATATTGTGATTCATGGGATTAAATCAGATTCAAAAGCTTCTATGCAGTCAAAGGGTGATCCTGATAGCTTGCTCCCAGTTGAAATATGGGCTCGCATAGCAGAAGACATTAG GGGAGTCAAGCCAGTTTTTGTTATTCCGcatgaaaaagaaagagaagttgTGGAAGATGCAGTTGGTTTAGATGCTAGTATAATGTTCATAACCACCCCTGGACAG CTTGCTGCTCTTATTGATGACTCTGCTGGAGTGATAGCTACAAATACAGCTGCCATACAACTTGCTAATGCGCGTGGAAAGCCAAG TATTGGACTATTCTGCTCTAAGGATAAGGCCAGGAGTTTTGTTCCCAATGCAGAAGAAAAGAAATGTGCGACTATTTCATCAAAGACTGGAAAATTAGTAGATATCGATGTTGAAGCCATAAAGAGCGCTGTCCAAATTTTCAGCATGCCCCTTGCGATCTTCTAA